From a region of the Paenibacillus sp. FSL R10-2734 genome:
- a CDS encoding carbohydrate ABC transporter permease, with protein sequence MMIKESIGDRLLKVAFYVIIALFSIYCLIPFWAVVASSFASEASILRDGYTFWPKEFSLDAYKLIFQDITIYRAYGVTSIVTIGGTIISMILTSALSYAISVKSMKYRNHIAFYVYFTMLFHGGLVASYLLISKYLDMKDTIWVLIIPSLLSAWNMFLLRNFFASIDDSIAESAKIDGANDAYILFRIILPISLPALATIGLFYSLAYWNKWFDAVLYISDKNLYPLQYLIQRIMNNLDYVNQISADVSIPNFIAPTMTVRLATTVVTIGPIIFLYPFLQKYFVRGLMVGAVKG encoded by the coding sequence ATGATGATTAAGGAAAGTATCGGAGATCGATTATTGAAAGTAGCCTTTTACGTAATTATTGCATTATTCTCGATATACTGTTTAATTCCATTCTGGGCAGTAGTAGCAAGCTCTTTTGCCAGTGAAGCTTCAATACTTCGTGACGGATATACCTTCTGGCCAAAAGAATTTAGTTTAGATGCTTATAAATTGATATTTCAAGACATCACGATATATCGTGCTTATGGCGTGACATCTATTGTAACCATAGGAGGTACGATTATCTCGATGATTTTGACGAGTGCCTTATCTTATGCCATATCTGTGAAATCTATGAAATATCGCAACCATATTGCTTTCTACGTATATTTCACGATGCTATTTCATGGTGGGTTAGTTGCTTCTTATCTTTTGATTTCTAAGTACTTGGATATGAAGGATACGATATGGGTATTAATTATTCCTAGCTTGCTGAGTGCCTGGAACATGTTCTTGCTGCGAAATTTCTTCGCTTCCATAGATGATTCCATTGCAGAATCGGCGAAAATTGATGGTGCAAATGATGCATATATTCTATTCCGAATCATTCTACCCATATCATTACCAGCGTTAGCAACTATAGGTTTATTCTATTCACTAGCGTATTGGAATAAATGGTTTGATGCTGTACTTTATATTAGTGACAAAAATTTATACCCTTTACAATATTTGATTCAGAGAATTATGAACAACTTGGACTATGTGAATCAGATCTCTGCAGATGTATCCATACCTAACTTCATCGCTCCTACGATGACAGTTCGTTTGGCAACTACGGTTGTAACGATTGGGCCAATTATCTTTCTCTATCCGTTTTTACAAAAGTATTTTGTTAGAGGTCTTATGGTAGGAGCGGTGAAGGGTTGA
- a CDS encoding extracellular solute-binding protein, with the protein MKVKQFGMLMLSLVLLGSTVACGSKEESKGTDGGSSSVESVKLKGMLFGEEPKDLSLVMQEFEKRTKDTLNTKINIAWNAPADHKQKVKLAMAAGESVDFVFDADFQNLRELIPQGAYAQLDKYFNNDEYPGLKKAFSSEFVEMNKRYDNHLYTIPFTQYFYDIPVVFIRKDLREKLGFQKPIESYDQLQQYYDKVLATENGMTPLAVQGNGGFQMMFTPERPDTNIVRPINLGGITFLVHLSDDLKIVKDIVALGDPASEYAKLPAPFNTMDSAFIQYDKFAEWSKYLEKDVLSQKDRKAYFMSGKAASFYGTLADYAASKKQLKETIAGADLEFFVINDKMRNMEAKAITTNYKSNNSIAIPVTSKNIDRTMKFFDWMFQDRANHDLFEFGIEGKHWEAVGDNEYKQLDASKNYNFPGYEFTWNPTTIRLSSDLDETAKKYFEYSAKPDSYYAPALASFQFDTSNVKAEFANIQSKADPFIQTLKAGQVKDWKSDFVKLNSDLKGLGLDKIRTELQKQVQAYLDAGGK; encoded by the coding sequence ATGAAAGTTAAACAATTTGGAATGCTAATGTTATCTTTAGTTTTATTAGGTTCAACGGTTGCTTGTGGTAGTAAGGAAGAGAGCAAGGGGACAGACGGGGGATCCAGCTCTGTTGAGTCGGTAAAATTAAAGGGAATGTTATTTGGTGAAGAGCCAAAGGATCTTTCGTTAGTGATGCAAGAGTTTGAGAAACGGACAAAGGATACATTGAATACAAAAATCAATATTGCTTGGAATGCACCTGCTGACCATAAGCAGAAGGTCAAACTAGCGATGGCTGCAGGCGAATCGGTAGACTTCGTATTTGATGCAGACTTCCAGAACTTGAGGGAGCTTATTCCTCAAGGGGCTTACGCACAACTGGATAAATACTTTAATAATGACGAATACCCAGGATTAAAGAAAGCGTTCTCCTCAGAATTTGTTGAAATGAACAAGCGCTATGATAACCATCTGTATACGATACCGTTTACGCAATATTTCTACGATATACCGGTTGTCTTTATCCGTAAAGATTTACGAGAGAAGCTTGGATTCCAGAAGCCGATTGAAAGCTATGATCAACTTCAGCAATACTATGATAAGGTTCTTGCTACTGAGAATGGTATGACGCCTCTTGCTGTCCAAGGCAATGGAGGCTTCCAAATGATGTTTACCCCAGAGAGACCTGATACGAATATCGTACGACCAATTAATTTAGGTGGTATTACATTTTTGGTGCACCTCTCTGACGATCTGAAGATAGTGAAGGATATCGTAGCACTGGGGGATCCAGCTTCTGAATATGCGAAGTTGCCAGCGCCATTTAATACGATGGATTCAGCATTTATTCAGTATGATAAGTTCGCCGAATGGAGTAAATATCTCGAGAAGGATGTATTGAGTCAGAAGGATCGTAAGGCATACTTTATGTCCGGAAAAGCAGCTTCATTCTATGGAACTCTAGCGGATTATGCAGCATCGAAGAAACAATTGAAAGAAACGATTGCAGGAGCAGATTTGGAATTCTTCGTAATCAATGACAAAATGCGCAATATGGAAGCAAAAGCAATTACCACAAACTATAAGTCTAACAACTCAATAGCGATTCCAGTCACGAGCAAAAATATTGACCGTACGATGAAATTTTTCGACTGGATGTTCCAGGATCGTGCGAATCATGATTTATTCGAGTTCGGGATTGAAGGAAAACATTGGGAAGCTGTTGGCGATAATGAATACAAGCAGCTCGATGCATCCAAGAATTATAACTTCCCAGGCTATGAGTTTACTTGGAACCCGACGACAATTCGCTTGTCTTCCGATTTGGATGAAACAGCAAAGAAATATTTCGAATATTCCGCGAAACCAGATAGCTACTATGCACCAGCATTAGCCAGCTTCCAATTTGATACGTCGAATGTAAAAGCTGAATTTGCAAATATTCAATCAAAGGCAGATCCATTCATTCAGACATTGAAGGCAGGTCAAGTGAAGGATTGGAAGTCTGATTTTGTTAAGCTGAATAGTGATTTGAAGGGCTTGGGATTGGATAAAATTCGTACAGAGTTGCAAAAGCAAGTACAAGCGTATTTAGACGCTGGTGGCAAATAA